Part of the Besnoitia besnoiti strain Bb-Ger1 chromosome Unknown contig00015, whole genome shotgun sequence genome is shown below.
GTCTCCCCGCTCcccgtcttcggcgtcgtcttctggaGGGTCGTCTGAGGAggtggaggcgcgagccTGGAGGGCGTGGGCgatgcggcgcctcgtcgaggAGTTCTGGGTGTACGTGCACCTCCACAGATACCGAGTCGCCGTCATCGACGACGGCAGCCACCTCGCGCACATTGCGTCTGCGAAGGGCGTGGAGTTGCTTAGCTCGTTCGTCAGGCGGAACTCTTGGTGAGGGAACGCAACGCGACTTGATCGACTCTTCCCCTGCCTGCAGCATCGCGAGACAGAAACACACAATCCACCAGCGCGGAGTTTGCGCCCGGGGCCACGCGCCTCGCACGGTGTGTAGGGGCTGAGCGCGCGCCAGGAGAGATCTGTTTTTTTGATCACCTGTGTTAGAAAAAGTTGCGCAAGAGAGAGGTTGCACGGCACAAGCCGCCCAACAGATCGCCAACTTCCCCTTCTCTGTCGCTAAGTGAATGCGCGCACGCATGtagctgcgcatgcgctaTGTGTTTAGGGTTGAAAGAAACAGGCAGTGTTTGCTCTCTGATGGCACACACCTACGCTGATAAGTAGGCATCAGTCTACTTCCGAACTTTGGGGTATCGATTCTTCgtccttttcttcgtttcATCGTTTTTTCAGTCCGTCTTGCACCTGCattctgcctcgtcgcgttCGGACGTGGGTGACGCTGTCCTGTTTCCCTCCTCCGCATCTgctgctctccgcggccgcgacgccgtctgcgtcgctctccttgcCCGGGAAGCTCTTCcctcctccgctgtctccgccctcggctgcttcttcgtcctcttcgtctctcgtcgcgcgagacgcgcccaCACGGAAGGAGAAagccgggcggcgcggccgctcctctccggagccgcaggccctggtggaggagaggcagctgcagcctgcgGACGTCTCGGTGCCGTctgggggggcggcggcgagcgcgtttGTGAGCTCGGCCGCTCACCaggcctcttcgctctcgtgcTCGCCGGCACAGAGACTCCTCTTTTCGCCGCTGCtcacggcggaggcgctttcGCTCTCCAACACCTGGGGTCTCGCGGAAAATCTTTGCCTGCGGcatgccgcgcggcgccgcgccgagactCCAGGCGCGACTGCCAACAAGGAAGTGGGTTTGGCAGAGAAGGGGCACGTCGCCTCCCCTGGGGAAGACTGCGCCGTCACCAAGTCGAGTCCGAGTTCGACTCGCCACGCACACGCGGCCCTGGAGGGCGTCAGGGAGGCGCAAAACTgggcggaaggaggcgagctgcagctATCGGGGGCGCAGAGGCATGGGGAAagggaggcgaacgcgcatCCCAATGcgcaaggcggaggcgcggcggaagacgcctcCCCGAgcacagaaggcgacgacgcggagagagagcgagtcgccgcagcgaggacCGAGGAACACGCACTGGACGCAAGCGAAGACCTCGTTTTCCACGTGGAGGAAAACAATCAGCTCGCGGGCTTGCTCATAACGACGCAAGTCGTTTTGGATCAGGTACGCTGAATGCGGGTCCCTCCGTCGTGAGAAATCTGCTACCAAACTccagccgacgcagagcctcctcttgcgcggccgcgatAAAAACTGAAAGCGCAGCCTGCCTGGTGGGCATGGATCCGCGTGCTGCCCCACCAGGGCGACCCTTACGCAGAAAAACATCTACACGTATAGATGTAActgtataaatatatattatTGATTTGTAGAAATGTATACGTGAATGTTTATAAATTTATCTATATGGCTGTATATGCGCTCCGAGACAAATCCACACCTGTGAAGTTACGCACGAGCATGCAGACGTTATAtgtaagtatatatatgtatatattccTGCGCGGTGGAAGATGCTGTTCAACCGAAAATGTTTCGCTACGTTGCTGTCTATTTAGGTATTGGTAATTGTCGTCTTCCGATACTGGAGCGTCGCGTTTCGACTCTTTGGGTTAGGTGCGTAGGGCAGGTGTCTGGGCTCTCCAGTTCGTGCGTCGTGTGGCTGGGGAGAGAGCTGGATGTGTGCCCATGCGTGTGCGTTGGCGTAAAAACActcctttttttcttttggTCTCTTTCTGCTTGTAGGGCGTTTCGTTCGGGTCGTTCCGCAACACTGGGCCCAGCAGCGCGTTggaggcgctgtcgccggcgttgctgctgctgcaggaggagaTTCCTCTCCACGAAGGAGACATCGTGTcgctccgcgtgcggcgcacTCTCGGGTCGGTCGCGCCCAGCGAAGGGGACAAGGAGGAGGGCCTCGGAAAGAGAGCAAgtgacgcgcgcctcggagtcacagaggagccgcaggcggcaacTCCGTCGGCCCGCGACGATGGAGAGATCTCGCCTCAGGACCTTCAAGTcgccgagcgcagcggcggcgaaaggCGCCTAGAGGAATCGGGAGCCGCGGgggccagcggcgcggcgaagaacgcGATCCTTGAGCGGCTCAcggcctcttctcttcaGAGTGCTCCATCCAGCGCGTCTgcgacgcccccccccctcgcgtcCTCTTTGTGTACCTCTTCGCCCCACGCCTCGTTTTTTgagcgcttctcgcgcgcgctgcccgcACTGCCTGCTGtccccgcgcctccagcctcgttcgcctcgctACGGTTGACTTACGAAGTGTCGGGCTCGATTCGCCGCGCGGTTCCGGCcgagctcgcggccgcgagtcctcgctcgttctcttctctcggcgggggccgcgtcgccggcgcgtctgccgcagcttccACGCGGTCGCttggcgcccgcgacgcgcacCCTCTCGCGcaagcgcccgccgcgcctgcaaagagttcctccgctgcggcggcggtcgctaAAGGCGCTGGGaggcctgccgcctctgAAGACGCTTTCGGCGTCAGCGTGAGTCTGCGGCACCTGCACATCAAGTGCTCGGCGTCGGAGGCCGCGATGTCCGCGTGTAGCGCGAACGGAggtgtctccgcggtcgtCGCAGTCGCGGCGGATGGCCTGGCGAtagcggccgcggctggggCCTCCGGGCGCGCCCGGCGACACTCGTCCCGCCGGCGAGAACTCGAAAAGGCCCTCTGGCCTTCGCTCGGGGGCGCGTCCTCGAGTCTGCCTTCGCCGggctcgcctccctcagGGCCTTCTGTCccctcgggcgcggcggcgtcgccggctcACGCCTCCAGGGCcaggcgccgtcgcgaccgcgcgggcgcggggaagactggcggcggcctggacggagaggcgcgaaagcgagccgcgagcgaaagacgcgccgccgaagagatcgcggcgccgccgcgcagaagcagaaaaatgcacgccgccgcctgcgagacgcaggaagaaaacgcagcgTGGCGCAGACGCAAGGAGACGGGCCcgaaagaagagacggcgacagcgaggatcCGGTCTTCTTCGGAGAAGAGCGGCAtccagacgcagagagcgtcttcgcgggcacgcagcagaggcgtcaacgcgcagaggaacggcgaaagcgaggacgcgccctcgagctccgcgggCTCAGCGAGCTCGGGGAGGCTTTCTCAGGCGTCTCGCGAGAGGCATGCCTCTGGAGCGTCGTTTCGCCACGCAGCTTGCGACGACGATGCGCCTCTTTCGATGTCGcagtctgtctctctgctcgctgcggcgacctGGGCGCGGCCTACTCTCCCTCCCCGGTCGCGGGTCCCCGTGTCTGCATTTTCCGctcgcgccagccgccggcccgacgcgggcgccgtgccgctcgcgccgtctGGCCTGGCGGAAGGCGCTCAGGCTCGcgcaaagaggaggaaggtcCGCGGGACCGTAGTTGGCGCGGAgtgggcgcgagcgcgcaaTGCGGCCGCGGTGGAAGAGCGCGGGAGAGCGGGGGCTTCCAGGTCCACCTTGTGCGTTGGAACACGCGCAGGCCgtgggcggggaggggggagcgGGGAGGAGAGTGGTGAGCCGCCAGAAGAGACAACCGAGCGAGGCGGGACGGAGactccgcagcagcgggtTCCTCAGCAGGTGGGACGAGGCGGGCTCGAAACTGCTGTGAGGCAGAAACGATCATCGATCTCGAGACGCCCACACGTGCCTGCTGCTGATGCGGCTGACCCTCCTGGGGCGTGTATACCCTAAACCCTCCCTCGCGGAGGGACTCAGAGGTCACCTCTTcgtttcgtctcctcgcctctgtgttttcttttctcctctgcggcgcggcgcgtgggcgcgctgtcgcccgtGGGACTATGCAGCGGGCGTCGCTCTTGCATGCGTGCATTTCGCGTGTATTCCTTCCTCAGCTGGCGTGCGCCATTCGCGGTGCAGAGTCTGCCTAAATCGATGTAGGGGACATTTTTCGTTCTTCCTGGTACAGACGCCGTCTCTCttcgagacgcacgcgcggaaCCTATCGTTCCTtggcagctgctgaagcCCTCTGCAAACTTACGAACCTGTGCTCCCTCAAAGTGTGACTCTACTCTGCGCGCTTTCTCATGAAAACCCTGTTGTTTCAGTTCTCCCTCGGCGTGGGCGAGTGAGGCTGTGGGTGCgacgcgcctggcgctggGCGGCGAATCTCTCCGTCCGCCAAGCAGGGAAATTGAAAGGCTGAATTCGCCAGAAAGAATTACATTGTATGCGAACATGCGCAATTGTTCAATATCTTCGTAGACAATACAAACacaaatgcatatatatatatatatatatatatatatatatatatatatgtataggtaTGGACGCATGAGTGCGGTAGTCCCTCTGTATGTGCGTACGCAGTAAAGCCGCACGCCTGGGGACGCCTGTAGGCCCTGCGGTGTGGCGAGCGGAATGGTAAGCAGTTTTTTTGCAAAAATGAGGTCGCAGTGCTGCGCGCATATCTAAGCCTGCTGCCCCCGAGCATTTCCTATCTAACAAACCAACGTCTCACCGCGCAACCCGCGTgcggccccccccccccctccccccccgctgATCCTTGTCCTGAGGCCCTTGTCCTCACTCGTGGCCTACGGCCTCCGCGCTACCCAACCGCGGTGACAAACTGCGGCATTCCCACACCTCCTCCGCACAGTGAAGACGGCGTGCAGAACGCACTGACGCAGTGTAGACATTCAAGCGCGGTGTGCATCGCGCGACGAAACacactcgcggcgcgcagccttgctaggcgccgcagcgtcgaTGTCTGCGCCAATGCAGGGGCGTGGCCTCTGTAGCgacagccgctgcggaggggcTCCTCCACTGTGAACTCTCAGCCAGGTATCCCTCGTGTGCATGCGATTCGCAAGTGAGATCAGCCTGCATGAAGCCCTGTCCTCTCCTTTCACCCCTACCTCCGGCGGCAGggcggccgcctccagcTGCCGCGAGGCACGCGACCCTGAATGCGAGAAGTTTAGGGTTTACCGCTGCATTTAGCGAACTTCTCTCCGCACACTTGAGAACAAGACGAGTTCCCGCCTCTATGCCCCTCCCGAGAGCCACACGACGCATCCGTCGCGgcaggggaggcggcggtgcgGCATCCTACGGGCGTCGccaggcagcgagagcggccTGCAGTTCCGCAGGAGCTTCGGCCCCCCCGCCCTTCCCATTTGTGCCTTTTCTGTCAGTTGCAGAAGTCCTCCACCAGGCGCCACTTGTGCCGTGGCTTTCGGAGCCGGTCGCGCCGAGCAGCTCCGCCGGAGCCCTTGTGCGGCCATTGCCCGCGGAGACACCCCACGGCGCACTCGTCCGGGGCTGAGGCTTCAGACCTAGAGGCTCACGACTCCTGCAGGAGGAGAGTCGCCGCCCCTCCTCCAGGCCTGCGTGAAGCACAGGACACCACAAGAGCTGGCGTGTGCCGCGTCACCCCAGCGGCGTCAGGCGGCCTCTCGGCTTAGGAGCGAtcgcaggcgtctgctgcgtgtcggctgccgcggctaCGGCgttggcgctcgcgctctaggcgcgtttttctccgcggccgaGTCTCGCTGTTTGAACGCAGAGAACGCGGCGGACCCCGAGAGCGTGAGCGccacgccggcgacggcctccGGCGTGATTTTCTCGTGAAAAACCACGAAGCCCAGACACGTCTGCACGCAGGCCTTGACGTAGCCCAGGACGTTGAAGGCCAGCGGCGACGTCAGGCCGAC
Proteins encoded:
- a CDS encoding uncharacterized protein (encoded by transcript BESB_029390), which translates into the protein MSSFGPSPRVSPLSSGAQETEKENFPAATQVRPAGATREPTPVFTQADRKLSAMSAAQEGDELCVSIYVDREEEAQAASQALNGRQQRAPRARAGPRGLKPRCLPKMPCYPSSVKAGVTSSSPASRGGENGRESQGVTASLPLSAPNPAPPRGVLTPAAFLNGARAQKETDSPSSQSFEPRLRDSLSPSDGGAGGKENISAKAADASASAHGRAPHAVTAAGGGGGGVEAPAAGQEVQGVLQALRTQEEGRLAPPQPNTPAVSSLPTEGKSGGPSPADSASVREHVAAVLPLHLGREKQLTSPFAGDAKALSDAASARPPPEMPPPSAADPATGTVGGENFLLHAASEDPRPPEPSAEVAPGAREAATARETPSSAGGTNHEQAEPTGTQAPRQRGAFPVEEEEEDDDVPDLFMRATSTVARRRQGWPSHLSLQEKLRHLLAAAAAGGSFRRVLAGSFVSSALPSSTAAAPASPSSPSASPSAAPPPCDGAAVAHAPKPAKAKRRRSAAPKPRAPQFAEVADFSNSAAEAARPSGAEGEAFEARKRRREDSEGPGGRPLRHPEPNMDIPRSDFSAEASNALPIVEGGEEEADGGGARGDDDESGDGVEDEPRDVGNDICQPTACEPRRRAGGEVEEREEGDEDKCFSLEDCFDEYTSVSLAAVRRDADRIAKYQEALSVVPLGRRACSPRLSSLADLRRCRQSGPLSCRSQSSVRRLQGSAVASSLSPVPPPLHQLCDSSSHSPPHPFFGGRCSSLAPRRSPPPPPSSLLARSACAFSPSSFSSSAASSLGSACWGEAEAGVEALRARLQRRLESLRRKKTFLSHAVVFSEDTVLRLPLTLTSLGVQNIHLVAVDADAAEHAKRLAATFSVDSHIEVFSGLEALYTHWTDLRAKCFAFYLGEEDREEAAVCSVLPASPSAGGPPPSAFEASSPSARVPSAQTSPRSPSSASSSGGSSEEVEARAWRAWAMRRLVEEFWVYVHLHRYRVAVIDDGSHLAHIASAKGVELLSSFVRRNSCPSCTCILPRRVRTWVTLSCFPPPHLLLSAAATPSASLSLPGKLFPPPLSPPSAASSSSSSLVARDAPTRKEKAGRRGRSSPEPQALVEERQLQPADVSVPSGGAAASAFVSSAAHQASSLSCSPAQRLLFSPLLTAEALSLSNTWGLAENLCLRHAARRRAETPGATANKEVGLAEKGHVASPGEDCAVTKSSPSSTRHAHAALEGVREAQNWAEGGELQLSGAQRHGEREANAHPNAQGGGAAEDASPSTEGDDAERERVAAARTEEHALDASEDLVFHVEENNQLAGLLITTQVVLDQGVSFGSFRNTGPSSALEALSPALLLLQEEIPLHEGDIVSLRVRRTLGSVAPSEGDKEEGLGKRASDARLGVTEEPQAATPSARDDGEISPQDLQVAERSGGERRLEESGAAGASGAAKNAILERLTASSLQSAPSSASATPPPLASSLCTSSPHASFFERFSRALPALPAVPAPPASFASLRLTYEVSGSIRRAVPAELAAASPRSFSSLGGGRVAGASAAASTRSLGARDAHPLAQAPAAPAKSSSAAAAVAKGAGRPAASEDAFGVSVSLRHLHIKCSASEAAMSACSANGGVSAVVAVAADGLAIAAAAGASGRARRHSSRRRELEKALWPSLGGASSSLPSPGSPPSGPSVPSGAAASPAHASRARRRRDRAGAGKTGGGLDGEARKRAASERRAAEEIAAPPRRSRKMHAAACETQEENAAWRRRKETGPKEETATARIRSSSEKSGIQTQRASSRARSRGVNAQRNGESEDAPSSSAGSASSGRLSQASRERHASGASFRHAACDDDAPLSMSQSVSLLAAATWARPTLPPRSRVPVSAFSARASRRPDAGAVPLAPSGLAEGAQARAKRRKVRGTVVGAEWARARNAAAVEERGRAGASRSTLCVGTRAGRGRGGGSGEESGEPPEETTERGGTETPQQRVPQQLACAIRGAESA